A region from the Phycisphaerales bacterium genome encodes:
- a CDS encoding histidine phosphatase family protein: MRTLLLLRHAKSSHADEGVADHDRPLTRRGRRDAQRLGRLLDELDLMPQVIIASTAQRTLETAELLVEASGTATRIDPDERLYLASSGAILRILQQAPIQARCLMAVGHNPGLEELLTGLTGRAEQMRTATLAQIEFPIDSWTDVKDGTRGRLKQMWRARDLDDS, from the coding sequence ATGCGCACGCTGCTTCTGCTTCGACACGCCAAGTCGAGCCATGCCGACGAGGGCGTAGCCGACCACGATCGACCTCTCACCAGGCGCGGCCGCCGCGATGCTCAGCGCTTGGGCCGCCTGCTCGACGAACTCGATTTGATGCCGCAAGTGATCATCGCCTCGACCGCGCAGCGCACGCTGGAGACCGCCGAACTGCTCGTTGAAGCGAGCGGGACCGCGACGCGCATCGATCCGGATGAGCGGCTGTACCTTGCCTCAAGCGGCGCGATCCTTCGCATACTGCAACAGGCGCCGATACAGGCGCGTTGCCTGATGGCCGTCGGTCACAATCCAGGACTGGAGGAACTGCTGACCGGCCTCACCGGCCGGGCGGAGCAGATGCGCACGGCCACGCTCGCGCAGATTGAATTTCCCATCGACTCATGGACCGACGTGAAAGACGGCACGCGCGGCCGGCTCAAACAGATGTGGCGGGCGCGCGATCTGGATGACTCATAA
- a CDS encoding NAD-binding protein — MPGRRLDRLHIPTEHGRTRFVGSRWWREWCFFRTAVAHFRLRLLLMVLIVATGALIFRVYHAPERLSLWEAVYYSWSLVFGEPPERFPESWAIRPLFFLMPVFGLTIIIEGIVDFSLMLRDRRRYERSWCRTMATSMHDHVVLVGLGRLGYRVFKLLRKLGEAVVVFERDANNQFLEDVRRDGSPLFIGDARREALLEEANIRKAKSIILATDDDLANLEIALDARHLVPDLPVVMRMFDQNIADKVGDAFDIHLAMSQSAISAPSFTMAAVDRSIEYSFAIDDRLVVMQRWQVCDGGPMCGRKVGELMSEHGIGVVRRKSSDGSRLFPGPETVLEPGDELLVEGEYTALTALARRLRQVEGVGPKR; from the coding sequence ATGCCCGGGCGACGGCTCGACCGATTGCACATCCCAACAGAGCATGGCCGGACGCGGTTCGTCGGCTCGCGCTGGTGGCGCGAATGGTGCTTCTTCCGCACCGCCGTGGCACACTTTCGGCTGCGCCTGCTGCTGATGGTTCTCATTGTCGCGACGGGCGCGCTGATCTTTCGCGTCTACCACGCTCCGGAGCGCCTCTCGCTGTGGGAGGCGGTGTATTACTCGTGGAGCCTCGTGTTCGGCGAGCCGCCCGAGCGGTTTCCCGAGTCATGGGCGATCCGCCCGCTGTTCTTTCTCATGCCGGTGTTCGGGCTGACCATCATCATCGAAGGCATCGTGGACTTCTCCCTGATGCTCCGCGACCGCCGGCGCTACGAACGGAGTTGGTGCAGAACCATGGCGACATCGATGCACGATCACGTGGTGCTCGTCGGCCTCGGCCGGCTCGGCTACCGGGTCTTCAAACTGCTGCGCAAACTGGGAGAAGCGGTGGTCGTATTCGAGCGCGACGCCAACAACCAGTTCCTCGAAGACGTGCGCCGCGACGGCTCGCCGTTGTTCATCGGCGACGCCCGGCGCGAAGCCCTTCTCGAAGAGGCGAACATCCGCAAGGCCAAGAGCATCATCCTCGCCACCGATGACGACCTGGCCAATCTCGAAATCGCGCTCGATGCGCGCCACCTCGTTCCCGACCTGCCCGTGGTGATGCGCATGTTCGATCAGAACATCGCCGACAAGGTGGGCGATGCGTTCGACATTCACCTGGCGATGTCGCAGTCGGCCATCTCGGCTCCGTCGTTCACCATGGCCGCCGTCGATCGATCGATCGAGTACAGTTTCGCCATCGACGACCGGCTCGTGGTCATGCAGCGCTGGCAGGTATGCGACGGCGGGCCGATGTGCGGCCGCAAGGTCGGGGAGCTGATGAGTGAACACGGCATCGGCGTCGTGCGGCGCAAGTCGAGCGATGGGTCGCGGCTCTTCCCCGGGCCGGAGACCGTGCTCGAGCCGGGGGATGAACTGCTCGTCGAAGGCGAGTACACCGCGCTCACGGCGCTGGCGCGGCGCCTGCGCCAGGTGGAGGGCGTCGGGCCAAAGCGTTGA
- a CDS encoding sulfite oxidase-like oxidoreductase, protein MHDRAAQGEPPTRPLVISPDTRRGSGSADARTPPGQTLTKKWPVLHYGSVPHIDPAKWQLKVWGLCENPYTLDWRQFSDLPHVDLRCDIHCVTHWSRLDNVFTGVPTRLLIEMARPRADAKFVMQHAASAPGNDWTTNVSIDEFTAEDCILATHHDGRPLEAEHGYPIRAVVPRLYFWKGAKWITGIELRASDAPGFWEVNGYHMHGDPWKEERFGW, encoded by the coding sequence ATGCACGATCGAGCGGCTCAAGGCGAGCCGCCCACCAGGCCGCTGGTCATCAGCCCCGATACGCGGCGCGGCTCGGGCAGCGCCGACGCGCGCACCCCGCCCGGCCAGACGCTTACGAAGAAGTGGCCAGTCCTGCACTACGGCTCCGTGCCGCACATCGACCCGGCGAAGTGGCAACTCAAAGTCTGGGGATTGTGCGAGAACCCCTACACGCTCGACTGGCGCCAGTTCAGCGATCTGCCGCACGTGGACCTGCGCTGCGACATCCACTGCGTCACGCACTGGTCGCGCCTCGACAACGTGTTTACCGGCGTGCCGACGAGGCTGCTCATCGAGATGGCCCGGCCGCGCGCCGACGCCAAGTTCGTCATGCAGCACGCCGCCAGCGCGCCCGGCAACGACTGGACAACGAATGTCTCCATCGACGAGTTCACCGCCGAAGACTGCATTCTGGCGACGCACCACGATGGCCGGCCGCTCGAGGCTGAGCACGGCTACCCGATCCGCGCCGTCGTGCCCCGCCTCTACTTCTGGAAAGGCGCCAAGTGGATCACCGGCATCGAACTCCGCGCCTCCGATGCGCCCGGGTTCTGGGAGGTGAACGGCTACCACATGCACGGCGACCCGTGGAAGGAAGAGCGCTTCGGCTGGTAA
- the moaC gene encoding cyclic pyranopterin monophosphate synthase MoaC, translated as MTGKLSHVDERGRASMVDVGGKPPMRRRAVAEGFFIAQSATLDAVMDGQLPKGEALAVARVAGILAAKRCDELVPLCHSLPIEAVQVDFERREHGIRITASASLTGKTGVEMEALTAVAVAALTLYDMTKAIDRELRIEGIRLLEKTKAPAADGR; from the coding sequence ATGACTGGAAAACTCTCTCATGTCGATGAACGCGGGCGTGCCAGCATGGTGGATGTCGGCGGCAAGCCGCCCATGCGCCGCCGCGCCGTCGCCGAGGGCTTCTTCATCGCTCAATCCGCGACGCTCGACGCCGTCATGGACGGGCAGCTTCCCAAGGGCGAGGCCCTGGCGGTGGCGCGGGTCGCGGGCATCCTGGCGGCAAAGCGATGCGACGAATTGGTTCCCCTTTGCCACAGCCTGCCCATCGAGGCCGTGCAGGTGGACTTCGAACGCCGTGAACATGGAATCCGCATCACGGCCAGCGCGTCATTGACGGGCAAAACGGGCGTTGAGATGGAAGCCCTGACCGCCGTAGCGGTCGCGGCACTGACGCTCTATGACATGACCAAGGCCATCGATCGGGAACTGCGGATCGAAGGCATCCGGCTGCTTGAGAAGACCAAGGCGCCGGCGGCGGACGGTCGGTAA
- a CDS encoding amidohydrolase family protein — protein sequence MIIDLETQVWTNASQLGAESTDWRLREDVETWTSIDASPAVHEAAMSCVDVAVVLGFRSLHLDAHITSESVAAFVGRQPNRRIGFAGIDPMCDGALDDIDKGLALGLCGVVIAPATQNFHPTHSRAMRVYERCQALGVPVLVRTQRRPTAATNMSYGRPLLFDEVARAFPNLRLVIGGLGYPWTDESFVLIGKHRHVYTDLAGQVSRPWQLYNSLMAAFEHRVMEKILFASGFPFDTPERAISRIYSLNSYSHGTDLPSIPRQHLRGIVERDVFHCLGIERPGGASLTGGMSLPPETVEVMEEDDDLDAQITTLTGMLRENVEPAPRWNA from the coding sequence ATGATCATCGACCTCGAAACGCAGGTGTGGACCAATGCGTCGCAATTGGGAGCGGAGTCCACGGACTGGCGACTGAGGGAAGACGTAGAAACCTGGACTTCGATTGACGCCTCTCCCGCCGTGCATGAAGCGGCCATGTCGTGCGTGGATGTGGCCGTCGTGCTCGGGTTCCGCAGCCTCCACCTCGACGCGCACATTACTTCGGAGAGTGTCGCGGCATTTGTCGGCCGCCAGCCAAACCGGCGCATCGGATTCGCCGGCATCGACCCGATGTGCGACGGCGCCCTCGATGACATCGACAAGGGCCTGGCCCTTGGTCTCTGCGGCGTGGTCATCGCGCCCGCCACTCAGAATTTTCATCCGACCCACTCCCGGGCCATGCGCGTCTACGAGCGCTGCCAGGCCCTGGGCGTTCCCGTCCTGGTGCGGACCCAGCGCCGCCCCACTGCCGCGACGAACATGTCCTACGGCCGGCCGTTGCTCTTTGATGAGGTGGCCCGGGCATTCCCGAATCTTCGGCTGGTCATCGGCGGACTCGGTTATCCGTGGACGGACGAGTCGTTCGTGCTCATCGGCAAGCACCGGCACGTGTACACGGATCTGGCCGGCCAGGTCTCGCGACCCTGGCAGTTGTACAACTCGCTGATGGCCGCCTTCGAACACCGCGTGATGGAAAAGATCCTCTTCGCCTCCGGCTTCCCCTTCGACACTCCCGAGCGGGCGATCTCGCGCATCTACTCGCTCAACAGTTACAGCCACGGCACGGACCTGCCCTCGATTCCGAGGCAGCACCTTCGCGGCATCGTCGAGCGCGATGTCTTCCACTGCCTGGGCATCGAGCGCCCCGGCGGTGCAAGCCTGACCGGCGGCATGTCGCTTCCCCCAGAGACAGTCGAAGTCATGGAAGAGGATGATGATCTTGATGCCCAGATCACGACGCTCACCGGCATGCTCCGGGAGAACGTCGAACCCGCGCCGCGCTGGAACGCCTGA